The genomic DNA TTGGGGGTTTAAGGGGTGTTTTGATTGTGAGGATCGGGGATGAGGTCTATGCTGCTGATGATGAGTGCCCCCATGAGGGGTGTTTTCTAAGCGATGGCTATCTAGATCCTGAGGATAGAACTATAACCTGTACATGTCATTGGTCCACCTTCAGGCTAAGTGATGGAGCATCTCTAACCCCTGATGTCACTACAAAGCCTATGAAGCTATATAGGGTTGAGAGGAGGGGAGATAGGGTTGTGGTTATAATTGATTAGAGGGCTCAAAGCAATATAGCCTCACTCCAACTGTTTTCTGGG from Sulfolobales archaeon includes the following:
- a CDS encoding Rieske (2Fe-2S) protein — translated: MLETGQKEVIELLISEIPDKTPIRREIGGLRGVLIVRIGDEVYAADDECPHEGCFLSDGYLDPEDRTITCTCHWSTFRLSDGASLTPDVTTKPMKLYRVERRGDRVVVIID